One window from the genome of Halomicrobium zhouii encodes:
- a CDS encoding pirin family protein yields MEATARETLYKAPRTDVIQDQGQFRTHFNFPGRNLPDHDDHGYGPLATVVESFMDPDTLIGMHPHRNEEIISWVPDGVMRHDDGEGNKLVTDADHLMVMGAGTEFWHEERTLAEDPPLRMLQIFVRPHSLDLQPQIQHEPVPDPVADEWRHLFGPEDSDAPLSVRNEVDFYDAHLEEGASDDLPQIAGRDAYFYIFEGTVEAADARFEEGESGLLVDDDGLTLTAREDALVVAFLIDPDAPVTRQGTIGR; encoded by the coding sequence ATGGAAGCCACCGCCCGAGAGACACTCTACAAAGCGCCCCGAACGGACGTGATACAGGATCAAGGGCAGTTCAGGACGCACTTCAACTTTCCCGGCCGAAACCTGCCGGACCACGACGACCACGGCTACGGCCCGCTGGCGACCGTCGTCGAGTCGTTCATGGACCCGGACACGCTCATCGGGATGCATCCCCACCGGAACGAGGAGATAATCTCGTGGGTGCCCGACGGCGTCATGCGCCACGACGACGGCGAGGGGAACAAGCTCGTCACCGACGCGGACCACCTGATGGTGATGGGTGCGGGCACCGAGTTCTGGCACGAGGAGCGCACGCTCGCCGAGGACCCGCCGCTCCGGATGCTCCAGATCTTCGTGCGCCCGCACAGCCTCGACCTCCAGCCGCAGATCCAGCACGAACCCGTCCCGGACCCCGTCGCCGACGAGTGGCGACACCTCTTCGGGCCCGAGGACTCGGACGCGCCTCTTTCGGTGCGCAACGAGGTGGACTTCTACGACGCCCACCTCGAGGAGGGGGCCAGCGACGACCTCCCCCAGATTGCCGGGCGGGACGCGTACTTCTACATCTTCGAGGGCACAGTAGAGGCCGCCGACGCGCGCTTCGAGGAGGGAGAGAGCGGGCTGCTCGTCGACGACGACGGGCTGACACTCACGGCACGGGAGGACGCGCTGGTCGTGGCCTTCCTGATCGACCCGGACGCGCCCGTCACCCGGCAGGGAACGATCGGTCGCTGA
- a CDS encoding SGNH/GDSL hydrolase family protein, which translates to MIHDELPGAALHNVAETAAAPWSPGGHRLRRAPGGLGRELNVDARERMGHPTNSELRFVPEADDATVRVTVSAQGRTVLRPFWGDFQGEEPVEFGPVPKTVRLTVPDRISALDDEVATGAFDPRVCRLRFDAWEPVAVHDVAGACRPPTDEELPDTRYLAHGTSITEGAAASASHLTYVSRVARRLGVDPVNLGASGSAFCEPAMAEYLANRDDWDVATLALSVNMANRGFTEAQFDERVRAFVRTVVESNPGKPVVCVTLFPYHEDLVRDGDRERAAAFRSSLRSAVESCATDNVHLVEGPDLLDATGLTTDLLHPGDAGMEAIGAGLADEVRSLLD; encoded by the coding sequence ATGATCCACGACGAACTGCCCGGTGCCGCGCTCCACAACGTCGCCGAGACGGCCGCGGCGCCGTGGAGTCCCGGGGGCCACCGGCTGCGTCGCGCTCCCGGCGGCCTCGGGCGCGAACTCAACGTCGACGCCCGCGAGCGGATGGGCCACCCGACGAACAGCGAACTCCGGTTCGTCCCGGAGGCGGACGACGCGACGGTCCGGGTGACGGTCTCGGCGCAGGGGAGAACCGTGCTCCGCCCGTTCTGGGGTGACTTCCAGGGCGAGGAGCCCGTGGAGTTCGGCCCTGTCCCGAAGACGGTACGACTGACAGTGCCGGACCGAATCAGCGCGCTCGACGACGAAGTAGCGACGGGCGCGTTCGACCCGCGCGTCTGTCGCCTGCGGTTCGACGCCTGGGAACCCGTCGCCGTCCACGACGTCGCGGGGGCGTGCCGCCCGCCGACGGACGAGGAACTCCCGGACACGCGGTACCTCGCCCACGGGACCTCTATCACCGAGGGCGCCGCCGCCTCGGCCAGTCACCTCACGTACGTCTCGCGAGTCGCCCGCCGCCTGGGCGTCGACCCGGTCAACCTCGGGGCGTCGGGGTCGGCCTTCTGCGAACCGGCGATGGCAGAGTACCTCGCGAACCGCGACGACTGGGACGTGGCGACGCTCGCGCTGTCGGTGAACATGGCAAACAGGGGGTTCACCGAGGCGCAGTTCGACGAGCGCGTCCGCGCCTTCGTCCGGACCGTCGTCGAATCCAACCCCGGGAAGCCGGTCGTCTGCGTGACGCTGTTCCCCTACCACGAGGATCTCGTCCGGGACGGCGACCGTGAGCGCGCGGCGGCGTTCCGGTCGTCGCTCCGGTCGGCCGTCGAAAGTTGCGCGACGGACAACGTCCACCTCGTCGAGGGCCCCGACCTGCTGGACGCCACCGGCCTGACGACCGACCTGCTCCACCCCGGCGACGCGGGGATGGAAGCCATCGGTGCGGGGCTTGCGGACGAAGTTCGTTCGCTGCTCGACTGA
- a CDS encoding NAD-dependent epimerase/dehydratase family protein gives MTDEPHIAITGAAGYIGSRVAREIQEAHPDWELTAIDNFYLAKVRSIGDLDVDHVDIRNRDRLEAALEGADIVLHLAAVSGVDDCEENQDLAYDVNVQGTNNVAWFCRKSGAGLVFPFSMAVLGDPESFPITVDQPRGPMNWYGRTKLLSERAIDTFAEGAFPAHQYMISNLYGSHDVDGTTVSKGTVINFFVSRAKAGEPLTVYEPGTQSRNYVHVVDVARAYVRSCERLLDQLEAGETGVEKYEVASDEDPSVETVANLVADVAAEHAGERPEVTLVENPRADDETLTDTFEVDTSRAREKLGWSAERDIESVVREIFADE, from the coding sequence ATGACTGACGAACCACACATCGCGATAACCGGCGCCGCGGGCTACATCGGCTCTCGCGTCGCCAGAGAGATACAGGAAGCACATCCCGACTGGGAACTGACCGCCATCGATAACTTCTACCTCGCCAAGGTCCGCTCCATCGGCGACCTCGACGTCGACCACGTCGACATCCGAAACCGGGACCGCCTGGAGGCCGCACTGGAGGGCGCCGATATCGTCCTCCACCTCGCCGCCGTCAGCGGCGTCGACGACTGCGAGGAGAACCAGGACCTGGCCTACGACGTCAACGTCCAGGGCACCAACAACGTCGCCTGGTTCTGCCGAAAATCGGGCGCCGGCCTGGTGTTCCCGTTCAGCATGGCCGTGCTGGGCGACCCCGAATCGTTCCCCATCACCGTCGACCAGCCCCGCGGCCCCATGAACTGGTACGGCCGGACCAAGCTCCTCAGCGAGCGCGCCATCGACACGTTCGCCGAGGGCGCCTTCCCGGCCCACCAGTACATGATCTCGAACCTCTACGGGTCCCACGACGTCGACGGGACCACCGTCTCCAAGGGGACCGTCATCAACTTCTTCGTCTCCCGCGCGAAAGCCGGCGAGCCGCTGACGGTGTACGAACCGGGGACCCAGTCGCGCAACTACGTCCACGTCGTCGACGTCGCCCGCGCGTACGTCCGCAGCTGCGAGCGCCTGCTCGACCAGCTCGAGGCCGGCGAGACGGGCGTCGAGAAGTACGAGGTCGCCAGCGACGAGGACCCCAGCGTCGAGACGGTGGCCAACCTCGTCGCCGACGTCGCCGCCGAACACGCGGGCGAGCGGCCCGAGGTCACACTCGTCGAGAACCCGCGGGCCGACGACGAGACGCTGACGGACACCTTCGAAGTCGACACCTCACGCGCTCGGGAGAAACTCGGCTGGTCTGCCGAACGCGACATCGAGTCGGTCGTCCGGGAGATCTTCGCCGACGAGTGA
- a CDS encoding NAD-dependent epimerase/dehydratase family protein codes for MDVLVTGACGYIGSALVPLLQDDERVDRIVLLDNLSDGAPRSLLGAVGDSLEFRRGDVREYGDVESATRDVDAVVHLAAITGAASTHDRRDETFAVNYEGTENVLTAAGKFGVDDVVLASSCNVYGRATSRDIDETTEADPINPYAETKLQSEELLAEYCEEFGMDGTALRMATNYGYSPAVRFNLVVNYFVFRALTGRSLTVYGDGSNWRPFIHVEDAARAYAHAALEPDRWDHRVYNVGTNDGNFQIADVAELVREEVGPVDVTYLEDEHPGPSYHVNFDRLAETGFEPSWTLREGVRDLQRRFADGPASQQ; via the coding sequence ATGGACGTCCTGGTCACCGGCGCCTGCGGCTACATCGGGAGCGCGCTCGTCCCGCTCCTGCAGGACGACGAGCGCGTCGACCGGATCGTGCTCCTGGACAACCTCTCGGATGGGGCGCCCCGCTCCTTGCTGGGGGCGGTCGGTGACTCCCTAGAGTTTCGCCGGGGCGACGTCCGGGAGTACGGCGACGTCGAGAGCGCGACCAGAGACGTCGACGCCGTCGTCCACCTCGCGGCCATCACCGGCGCCGCGAGCACCCACGACCGACGGGACGAGACCTTCGCGGTCAACTACGAGGGCACGGAGAACGTGCTGACCGCCGCGGGCAAGTTCGGCGTCGACGACGTCGTGCTCGCCTCCTCCTGTAACGTCTACGGCCGGGCGACCAGCCGGGACATCGACGAGACGACCGAGGCCGACCCGATCAACCCCTACGCCGAGACGAAGCTGCAGTCCGAGGAGTTGCTCGCGGAGTACTGCGAGGAGTTCGGGATGGACGGGACGGCCCTGCGGATGGCGACCAACTACGGCTACTCCCCCGCCGTCCGGTTCAACCTCGTCGTGAACTACTTCGTCTTCCGTGCACTGACCGGCCGCTCGCTGACGGTCTACGGCGACGGCTCGAACTGGCGCCCCTTCATCCACGTCGAAGACGCCGCTCGCGCGTACGCTCACGCCGCGCTCGAACCCGACCGCTGGGACCACCGCGTCTACAACGTCGGGACCAACGACGGTAACTTCCAGATCGCCGACGTCGCCGAACTCGTCCGCGAGGAGGTCGGCCCGGTCGACGTCACCTACCTCGAAGACGAACACCCCGGCCCGTCCTACCACGTCAACTTCGACCGCCTCGCGGAGACGGGCTTCGAACCGTCGTGGACGCTCCGCGAGGGCGTCCGCGACCTGCAACGACGGTTCGCCGACGGCCCGGCGAGCCAGCAATGA
- a CDS encoding NAD-dependent epimerase/dehydratase family protein — translation MTILVTGGDGYVGWPAALRIADRTDDRVLLVDNFGRREWVEETGATSATPVASIDERLEAAREVHGLDNISFVEGDLVEKSFVDELLQVHEPETIIHAAAQPSAPYSQINGERANYTQHNNMQATRNLLWGLEEHDLTDTHFVETTTTGVYGAPEFPIPEGGATMENQGERDDVPFPAMAGSWYHLTKSHDAANMRLAHKQFDIPVSDVRTAIVYGTETAETREDDRLKTRFDFDYYFGTVTHRFCAQAVAGYPVTVYGKGEQRKPFVSLEDAVEGLAQLAVADLDDRPEGLTVYNQVTRAISIVEIAETIADVGSEFDLDVAVEHFENPRDEDETHKMEIEDDRYADLIGEQAQTFEDGVQDIFETLTRYADTIEAHEDRFLPGVLEESED, via the coding sequence ATGACGATCCTCGTCACTGGCGGCGACGGCTACGTCGGGTGGCCCGCCGCACTGCGAATCGCGGACCGGACGGACGACCGAGTGCTGCTCGTGGACAACTTCGGCCGACGGGAGTGGGTCGAGGAGACGGGCGCGACGAGCGCGACGCCAGTCGCCAGTATCGACGAGCGCCTGGAGGCCGCACGCGAGGTCCACGGCCTCGACAACATCTCCTTCGTCGAGGGCGACCTCGTCGAGAAGAGCTTCGTCGACGAACTGCTCCAGGTTCACGAACCGGAGACGATCATCCACGCCGCGGCCCAGCCCTCGGCGCCCTACTCCCAGATCAACGGCGAGCGGGCGAACTACACCCAGCACAACAACATGCAGGCCACGCGGAACCTGCTGTGGGGCCTCGAAGAGCACGACCTCACCGACACCCACTTCGTCGAGACGACGACGACGGGCGTCTACGGCGCCCCCGAGTTCCCCATCCCCGAGGGCGGCGCGACGATGGAGAACCAGGGCGAGCGCGACGACGTGCCGTTCCCGGCGATGGCGGGGAGCTGGTACCACCTCACCAAGTCCCACGACGCGGCCAACATGCGGCTGGCCCACAAGCAGTTCGACATTCCCGTCTCGGACGTCCGGACCGCCATCGTCTACGGGACCGAGACCGCGGAGACCCGCGAGGACGACCGCCTGAAGACGCGCTTCGACTTCGACTACTACTTCGGGACGGTCACGCACCGCTTCTGCGCCCAGGCCGTCGCCGGCTACCCCGTGACGGTGTACGGGAAGGGCGAACAGCGCAAGCCGTTCGTCTCGCTGGAGGACGCCGTCGAGGGCCTCGCCCAGCTCGCCGTCGCGGACCTCGACGACCGCCCGGAGGGGCTCACCGTCTACAACCAGGTCACGCGCGCGATCAGCATCGTCGAGATCGCCGAGACCATCGCCGACGTCGGGTCGGAGTTCGACCTCGACGTCGCCGTCGAGCACTTCGAGAACCCCCGTGACGAGGACGAGACCCACAAGATGGAGATCGAGGACGACCGCTACGCCGACCTGATCGGCGAGCAGGCCCAGACCTTCGAGGACGGGGTCCAGGACATCTTCGAGACGCTCACCCGCTACGCCGACACCATCGAGGCCCACGAGGACCGGTTCCTCCCGGGCGTTCTCGAAGAGTCGGAGGACTGA